A portion of the Adhaeribacter radiodurans genome contains these proteins:
- the araA gene encoding L-arabinose isomerase, protein MINLKELEVWFITGSQHLYGEETLNQVAEHSQQIAQSLDQAEQIPVKVVFKPTVKTTEEIYRICQEANVAEKCIGVITWMHTFSPAKMWITGLKILRKPLLHLHTQFNRDIPWNSIDMDFMNLNQSAHGDREFGFMVSRMRINRKVVVGHWQDPEVLSQVGGWSRAAAGWYDWQGAKFVRFGDNMRYVAVTDGDKVEAEMQFGFSVNTHGIGDLVKVINEVPDLAIEQLIQEYEASYTLTDSLRKGGEQYTSLWEAAKIEIGLRTFLEEGNYKGFSDTFEDLHGMVQLPGIAAQRLMAQGYGFAGEGDWKTAALVRAMKVMGSGLPGGNAFMEDYTYHFDPNNALVLGSHMLEVDEAIATGKPSCEVHPLGIGGKADPVRLVFNVAGGPALNASVVDMGNRFRLIVNEVEAVEPQHNLPKLPVARVLWKPYPDMKTGCAAWILAGGAHHTCYSQNLSSEILQDFAEMANIEFVLIDKETKLNQLRNELRWSEVYYQVNKKF, encoded by the coding sequence ATGATAAACTTAAAAGAATTGGAAGTCTGGTTTATTACGGGTAGCCAGCATTTATACGGTGAAGAAACGTTAAACCAGGTAGCCGAGCATTCGCAGCAAATAGCCCAATCCTTAGATCAGGCCGAGCAGATTCCGGTTAAGGTTGTTTTTAAACCCACCGTTAAAACTACTGAAGAAATTTACCGCATTTGTCAGGAAGCCAATGTGGCCGAAAAATGCATTGGGGTAATTACCTGGATGCATACTTTTTCACCGGCTAAAATGTGGATTACCGGCTTAAAAATTTTACGAAAACCTTTGCTGCACCTGCATACCCAGTTCAACCGCGATATTCCGTGGAATTCTATTGACATGGATTTCATGAACCTGAACCAAAGCGCTCACGGCGACCGAGAGTTCGGTTTTATGGTATCGCGGATGCGCATTAACCGCAAAGTGGTAGTTGGTCATTGGCAAGACCCTGAAGTACTGAGCCAGGTAGGTGGCTGGAGCCGGGCAGCAGCCGGTTGGTACGATTGGCAAGGTGCTAAATTCGTGCGTTTCGGCGATAACATGCGCTACGTAGCAGTAACTGATGGCGATAAAGTTGAGGCCGAAATGCAGTTCGGGTTTTCGGTAAATACCCACGGCATCGGCGATTTAGTAAAAGTAATCAATGAAGTTCCGGATTTGGCAATCGAACAGCTTATTCAGGAATACGAAGCAAGTTATACCTTAACCGACTCGCTACGTAAAGGCGGCGAGCAATACACTTCCTTGTGGGAAGCCGCCAAAATTGAAATTGGCTTACGTACCTTTTTAGAAGAAGGTAACTACAAAGGCTTTTCCGATACTTTCGAAGATTTGCACGGCATGGTGCAATTGCCGGGTATTGCGGCCCAACGGTTAATGGCCCAGGGCTATGGCTTTGCTGGCGAAGGCGACTGGAAAACGGCCGCTTTGGTTCGGGCCATGAAAGTTATGGGTAGCGGCTTGCCGGGTGGTAACGCCTTTATGGAAGACTATACTTACCACTTCGATCCCAATAATGCTTTAGTACTTGGTTCGCACATGCTGGAGGTAGATGAAGCTATTGCTACGGGCAAGCCTTCCTGCGAAGTACATCCCTTAGGTATTGGCGGTAAAGCCGACCCAGTGCGGTTGGTATTTAACGTAGCCGGTGGACCTGCTTTAAATGCCTCGGTAGTAGATATGGGTAACCGTTTCCGGTTAATTGTAAACGAAGTAGAAGCTGTAGAGCCGCAGCACAATTTACCTAAATTACCGGTAGCCCGCGTGCTTTGGAAACCATACCCAGATATGAAAACCGGTTGTGCCGCTTGGATTCTGGCCGGCGGAGCGCACCATACCTGCTATAGCCAAAATTTAAGTTCCGAAATCCTGCAGGATTTTGCCGAAATGGCCAACATAGAATTCGTTTTGATCGACAAAGAAACCAAGCTGAATCAATTGCGCAACGAGTTGCGCTGGAGCGAAGTGTACTATCAGGTAAACAAGAAATTTTAA
- a CDS encoding L-ribulose-5-phosphate 4-epimerase, giving the protein MSIYAHIQEEAYRANMQLPKLGLVLFTFGNVSAADRSQGVFAIKPSGVPYEDLTPGKMVIVDFDGNTVAGNLRPSSDTKTHAVLYKHWDKIGGIVHTHSTYATAWAQAQRDIPIYGTTHADHNTVDIPCAPPMSDEMIQGDYEYQTGFQIMNYLQEKGMSYEEVEMILVGNHAPFTWGKNADKAVYNSAVVEEIARMAYLTEQIRADVPRLQNSLIKKHFERKHGPHSYYGQ; this is encoded by the coding sequence ATGAGTATCTACGCCCACATTCAGGAAGAGGCCTACCGGGCCAATATGCAATTACCTAAATTAGGATTAGTACTATTTACTTTTGGCAATGTAAGCGCCGCCGACCGCAGCCAAGGCGTTTTTGCCATCAAGCCTAGCGGTGTACCCTACGAGGACCTGACCCCCGGAAAAATGGTTATCGTGGATTTTGACGGCAACACCGTAGCCGGCAATCTTCGTCCTTCATCGGATACCAAAACCCATGCGGTGTTGTACAAACATTGGGACAAGATTGGCGGCATCGTGCATACGCATTCTACGTACGCTACCGCCTGGGCGCAGGCGCAACGCGATATTCCGATTTACGGCACCACACACGCCGACCATAATACTGTAGACATTCCGTGTGCGCCACCCATGAGCGACGAAATGATTCAGGGGGATTATGAATACCAAACCGGTTTCCAGATTATGAATTATCTGCAGGAGAAAGGCATGAGCTACGAAGAAGTAGAAATGATACTGGTAGGCAACCATGCACCTTTTACCTGGGGCAAAAACGCCGACAAAGCGGTTTATAATAGTGCCGTGGTGGAAGAAATCGCTCGGATGGCTTACTTAACAGAACAGATCCGGGCAGACGTACCCCGTTTACAGAACTCCTTAATCAAAAAACATTTCGAACGTAAACACGGACCGCATTCTTATTACGGACAATAA
- a CDS encoding ribulokinase, translated as MDKEAYVIGIDYGTDSVRSVVVNALNGQEVAAAVYQYPRWQKGLYCIPTENQFRQHPLDYIEGLEHTVKACLAEAGPKVAAAVKGIAVDTTGSSPVAVDQSGTPLALLPGFEENPHAMFVLWKDHTAVNEAAEINEHAKIFDTNYLQYVGGIYSSEWFWAKLLRTLRADEQVRAAAYSWVEHCDWIPFLLTGGTEVQEMKRSVCAAGHKSLWAAEFNGLPPEEFFASLDSLLAGFRERLFNDTYTSDKPAGKLSAEWAERLGLSTDVIVGVGAFDAHMGAVGGQVEPYHLSKVMGTSTCDMLVAPLNEVKDKLVNGICGQVPGSVIPGMMGMEAGQSAFGDTYAWFKKVLLWPLQQLLAQSKVINAETANDLLAEISARIIPELSAEAAKIQVSGNLEYVLDWLNGRRTPDANQLLKGAISGLGLGSDAPRIFRALVEATCFGAKKIVDRFNEQGVPVKGLIGLGGVAKKSPFIMQMMADVMNMPIRIHKSEQTCAIGAAMFAATAAGIYSRVEEAMAAMGQGFDAEYFPDAERAKVYAQRYEKYTELGGFVEGQLRTVKSPLISDLPETGTKAQEPHTNEEKQKEDTLETASNNSN; from the coding sequence ATGGATAAAGAGGCATATGTAATTGGGATTGATTACGGCACGGATTCGGTAAGATCGGTTGTGGTAAATGCGCTAAATGGGCAGGAAGTTGCTGCTGCCGTGTACCAGTACCCGCGCTGGCAAAAAGGCTTGTATTGCATCCCCACCGAAAACCAGTTCCGGCAACATCCTTTGGATTATATCGAAGGTTTAGAGCATACAGTTAAAGCTTGTCTGGCGGAAGCCGGACCGAAAGTAGCCGCAGCAGTAAAAGGCATAGCCGTTGATACAACGGGGTCTAGTCCGGTAGCCGTGGATCAATCGGGTACCCCGCTGGCTTTGCTGCCGGGTTTTGAAGAAAATCCGCACGCAATGTTTGTGCTCTGGAAAGACCATACGGCCGTAAACGAAGCCGCCGAAATAAACGAACACGCTAAAATTTTTGATACAAATTACCTGCAATACGTAGGCGGAATTTATTCTTCGGAGTGGTTCTGGGCCAAGTTATTGCGGACTTTACGCGCCGACGAACAAGTGCGAGCCGCTGCCTATTCCTGGGTAGAGCACTGCGATTGGATTCCTTTTCTGCTAACCGGCGGTACCGAAGTACAGGAGATGAAACGCAGCGTGTGCGCCGCCGGTCATAAATCGTTGTGGGCCGCAGAATTTAATGGTTTACCCCCCGAAGAGTTCTTTGCCTCTTTAGATTCTTTGCTGGCTGGTTTCCGCGAACGTTTGTTTAACGATACTTATACCTCTGATAAACCGGCCGGTAAACTAAGTGCAGAATGGGCGGAACGTTTGGGGTTATCTACGGACGTAATAGTAGGAGTAGGGGCTTTCGATGCGCACATGGGTGCTGTTGGTGGCCAGGTTGAGCCTTATCATTTAAGCAAAGTAATGGGTACTTCTACCTGCGACATGCTGGTTGCCCCTTTAAATGAAGTAAAAGATAAACTGGTAAACGGCATTTGCGGTCAGGTGCCGGGTTCAGTTATTCCGGGTATGATGGGTATGGAAGCTGGCCAATCGGCCTTTGGTGATACCTACGCTTGGTTCAAAAAAGTTTTACTCTGGCCTTTGCAACAATTGCTTGCTCAGTCAAAAGTAATTAACGCTGAAACGGCAAATGATTTATTAGCTGAAATTTCTGCCCGCATTATTCCGGAACTTAGCGCCGAAGCAGCTAAAATACAAGTGTCGGGAAACCTGGAATATGTCCTCGACTGGCTCAACGGTCGACGTACTCCCGATGCGAACCAGCTTTTAAAAGGCGCTATCTCGGGATTGGGTTTAGGCAGCGATGCTCCCCGCATTTTTCGGGCTTTAGTAGAGGCTACTTGCTTTGGCGCTAAAAAAATTGTAGACCGGTTTAACGAACAAGGCGTGCCGGTGAAAGGCTTAATTGGCTTGGGCGGGGTGGCTAAAAAATCGCCGTTTATCATGCAAATGATGGCCGATGTGATGAATATGCCTATCCGGATTCATAAATCGGAGCAAACCTGCGCGATTGGAGCCGCTATGTTTGCTGCTACTGCTGCCGGTATTTACTCTAGAGTAGAAGAGGCTATGGCAGCCATGGGGCAAGGATTTGACGCTGAATACTTCCCGGATGCCGAACGGGCGAAAGTGTATGCCCAACGTTATGAAAAATACACCGAATTAGGCGGATTTGTGGAAGGCCAGTTACGCACCGTAAAATCACCGCTGATTTCTGATTTACCCGAAACGGGCACCAAAGCCCAGGAGCCGCACACCAACGAGGAAAAGCAAAAAGAAGATACTCTGGAAACGGCTTCTAATAATAGCAATTAA
- a CDS encoding NUDIX hydrolase produces the protein MMKYIGQTRILVAVDCIIFGFDGTDFKLLLIQRGFAPEKKKWSLMGGFIQPEETLEVAANRVLKQLTGLEDVYLEQLPAFSGPNRDPVERTIAVPYFALIDIHKYEKQISHEYHAEWFLLNDMPQLIFDHGEMVELAKKRLRYKAALHPVLFELLPEKFTIPQLQALYEGLYEAEFDKRNFSRKLLSTGLLVKQNEKDKENSRKGAFYYKLDKRKYSENFQAFLKFIPNPDKFLV, from the coding sequence ATGATGAAGTATATAGGTCAAACCCGGATATTAGTCGCGGTAGACTGCATTATATTCGGTTTTGATGGTACCGATTTTAAATTATTGTTAATTCAAAGAGGGTTTGCGCCGGAAAAAAAGAAGTGGAGTTTAATGGGCGGGTTTATTCAGCCGGAAGAAACTTTGGAAGTAGCCGCTAACCGGGTGCTAAAGCAATTAACTGGTTTAGAAGACGTGTACCTGGAACAATTACCCGCGTTTAGCGGTCCGAACCGCGACCCCGTGGAAAGAACCATTGCCGTACCTTATTTTGCTTTGATTGATATTCATAAATACGAAAAGCAAATTAGCCACGAGTACCACGCCGAATGGTTTTTACTAAACGACATGCCGCAGTTAATTTTCGACCACGGCGAAATGGTAGAATTAGCAAAAAAACGACTGCGCTACAAAGCTGCCTTGCATCCGGTTTTATTTGAATTATTGCCCGAAAAATTTACCATTCCGCAATTACAAGCCCTGTACGAAGGTTTGTACGAAGCTGAATTTGACAAGCGCAATTTCAGCCGGAAGCTTTTATCAACTGGTTTGCTGGTGAAGCAAAATGAAAAAGACAAAGAAAACTCCCGCAAAGGCGCCTTTTATTATAAATTGGATAAGAGAAAGTACTCCGAAAACTTCCAGGCATTTCTAAAATTTATTCCGAACCCAGATAAATTTCTGGTGTAA
- a CDS encoding aldose epimerase family protein, with the protein MNLRLKLPFSILGIFLLSLSACNNGSKNQAAESDNSQSTDSTATASSSSEDVSLPSKSDFQNVFADRKTDLYVLKNKNNVQAAITNYGGRVISLLVPDKSGKMTDVIVGFDKLKPFTEGGDTYFGALVGRYGNRIAKGKFTLDGKTYTLATNNGPNHLHGGKVGFSRVIWDGNQSNDSTVVLTYVSKDGEEGYPGTLTSKITYTLSSANELKIDYEATTNKKTVVNLTNHSYFNLNGAGSGTILGHQLQINADRYTPVDSTLIPTGKIEALAGTPLDFKNATAIGDRINDAHQQIKFGKGYDHNYVLATQRSATLKPAAAVLGDKTGIYMEVSTQEPGIQFYSGNFLEGKNQIKGGKQDEYRSAFCLETQHFPDSPNQRNFPSTVLAPGQTYKTSTVYKFSVKQ; encoded by the coding sequence ATGAACCTTCGACTGAAATTACCTTTTTCTATTCTGGGAATCTTTTTATTGTCCTTAAGTGCCTGTAACAATGGTAGCAAAAACCAAGCGGCCGAGTCGGATAACAGCCAGTCCACCGATTCTACGGCTACAGCTTCGTCTTCGTCGGAGGACGTAAGTTTACCCTCCAAATCTGATTTTCAGAATGTTTTTGCTGATAGGAAAACGGACTTGTATGTGCTGAAGAACAAAAATAACGTGCAGGCGGCTATTACCAATTATGGAGGACGGGTAATAAGCTTACTAGTTCCGGACAAATCCGGAAAAATGACCGACGTAATTGTGGGCTTCGATAAATTAAAACCTTTTACCGAAGGAGGTGATACCTATTTCGGCGCTTTAGTTGGCAGATATGGCAACCGGATTGCGAAAGGAAAATTTACCCTTGATGGAAAAACGTACACCCTCGCTACCAATAACGGCCCGAACCATTTACACGGCGGTAAAGTAGGTTTTTCGCGGGTTATCTGGGATGGCAACCAAAGCAACGACAGCACTGTGGTGTTAACCTATGTATCTAAAGATGGGGAAGAAGGTTATCCGGGTACTCTAACTTCTAAAATAACGTACACCCTCAGCAGCGCAAATGAGCTGAAGATAGATTACGAAGCTACTACCAATAAAAAAACGGTAGTGAACTTAACCAATCACTCGTATTTCAACTTAAACGGTGCGGGCAGCGGTACCATCCTGGGCCACCAATTACAAATTAACGCCGACCGGTATACGCCCGTAGATTCTACTTTAATCCCTACGGGTAAAATAGAAGCGCTGGCTGGTACGCCGCTCGATTTCAAAAATGCTACTGCCATTGGTGACCGGATTAACGATGCGCATCAGCAAATAAAATTTGGCAAAGGCTACGATCATAACTACGTATTAGCTACCCAAAGAAGCGCTACTTTAAAGCCAGCGGCTGCCGTGCTCGGCGATAAAACCGGGATCTACATGGAAGTATCTACCCAGGAACCTGGTATCCAATTTTACAGTGGTAACTTTTTAGAAGGTAAGAATCAAATAAAAGGTGGCAAGCAAGACGAATACCGCTCGGCCTTTTGCCTCGAAACCCAACACTTCCCTGATTCCCCGAATCAACGTAATTTCCCTTCCACGGTATTAGCGCCGGGGCAAACCTATAAAACTTCCACCGTTTATAAGTTTTCGGTAAAGCAGTAA
- a CDS encoding family 43 glycosylhydrolase, protein MRSSDLVLSFFLCFLSPWFVQAQVTTPPTETSQSQELQKNISVHDPVMIKQDDTYYLFATGRGIAVWSSKDLQQWKREEPVFSLAPEWAVQAIPTFKNHIWAPDISYYKGTYYLYYSVSAFGKNTSAIGLVTNTTLNPADKKFKWVDHGQVIQSIPGKTNWNAIDPNLVTDKKGDAYLAFGSFWEGLKLVKLNKDRKSLAQSIESLPTIASRKTEGTSANNLPTADNKPVNAGDNAIEAPFIFKKNGYYYLFASIDYCCKGVNSTYKIIVGRSKEVQGPYLDKVGKTMAQGGGSIVLAGNNSWYGVGHNAAYTFNNQGFLIFHGYDAADKGKSKLRIEPLTWDEQGWPVVSGNTSGK, encoded by the coding sequence ATGCGTTCTTCAGACTTGGTTTTAAGTTTTTTTCTGTGTTTTCTTAGTCCGTGGTTTGTGCAGGCGCAGGTAACTACGCCACCTACAGAAACTAGCCAAAGCCAGGAATTACAGAAAAATATCTCCGTACACGATCCGGTAATGATTAAACAAGACGATACATATTACTTGTTTGCTACTGGTCGGGGGATTGCCGTTTGGTCGTCGAAAGATTTACAGCAATGGAAGCGCGAAGAACCGGTATTTTCATTGGCTCCGGAGTGGGCAGTGCAAGCCATTCCTACTTTCAAGAATCATATCTGGGCGCCTGATATTAGCTACTACAAAGGCACATATTACCTGTATTATTCGGTTTCGGCCTTTGGTAAAAATACTTCAGCTATTGGGTTAGTTACTAATACTACCCTGAACCCGGCAGATAAAAAATTTAAATGGGTAGATCATGGTCAAGTAATTCAATCGATACCCGGTAAAACTAACTGGAATGCCATTGATCCTAATTTAGTAACCGATAAAAAGGGCGATGCTTACCTGGCTTTCGGTTCTTTCTGGGAAGGTTTAAAATTAGTTAAATTAAATAAAGACCGGAAAAGTCTGGCGCAAAGTATCGAGAGTTTACCAACCATTGCCAGCCGCAAAACGGAAGGGACTTCTGCCAATAATTTGCCTACTGCTGATAACAAACCAGTAAATGCGGGCGACAACGCCATTGAAGCACCTTTTATATTTAAAAAGAACGGGTACTATTATCTTTTCGCTTCTATTGATTATTGTTGTAAAGGGGTAAACAGTACTTATAAAATAATAGTAGGTCGGTCCAAAGAAGTGCAAGGTCCTTACCTGGATAAAGTGGGTAAAACAATGGCTCAAGGCGGCGGTTCCATAGTGCTTGCCGGTAACAATAGCTGGTACGGGGTGGGGCATAATGCGGCGTACACGTTTAACAACCAGGGCTTTTTAATTTTTCACGGGTATGATGCCGCGGATAAGGGTAAATCTAAATTGCGCATCGAACCTTTAACCTGGGATGAACAAGGTTGGCCGGTAGTTTCAGGAAATACCTCGGGGAAATAG
- a CDS encoding glycoside hydrolase family 127 protein, which produces MKSIFKFLPVLGLLSGTSLAQTSGYKDYPIAAVDINKVELTDNFWLPKIKTVQNTTIQFGFKKCEEEGRLENFLIAGGKMEGKTRGKMPFDDTDVYKLIEGASNSLISAPNKKLDAYLDSVIAIIKVGQQPDGYLTTWHSIDPNHPPATWVKPGPRWKSEAMSHELYNAGHLYEAAATHYIATGKRNFLEIALRNADLLVKTFGPEPGKLQLPPGHQIVETGLIKLYRITGKEDYLKLAKFFLDQRGVKSNGRELYGPYSQDHLPVSQQTEAVGHAVRAVYMYAGMTDVAAIYGDKAYLNAVKTIWDNMVGKKMYVTGGLGALYEGESFGKNYELPNKTAYSETCAAIGDVYFNHRLFLLTGDSKYYDVIERTLYNGLIAGISLSGDKFFYPNPLESDGKYAFNFGSCTRQTWFDCSCCPTNLVRFVPAMPSLIYATQNNNLFINLFAANKAQVKVNNTNVTVAQQTDYPWQGKVTVAVDPEKATNFNLKIRIPGWARNEVAPGNLYAYADKVQGEVTVKVNGQKVNITPNQGYAVINRQWQKGDKVEVGLPMNIRQVITSTQVKENQNQVALEYGPLVYCAEAVDNNGSLAKIRMPASAPLKVEKRPELLQGVSVISGQLAGQKFVAIPYYAWSNRGVNEMKVWLPKASPDNKN; this is translated from the coding sequence ATGAAATCAATATTTAAATTTTTGCCTGTGCTCGGGCTACTTTCAGGAACAAGCCTGGCTCAAACCTCCGGTTACAAAGATTACCCGATTGCAGCGGTAGACATTAATAAAGTAGAACTAACGGATAATTTCTGGCTGCCGAAAATTAAAACGGTACAAAATACTACCATTCAGTTTGGCTTTAAAAAGTGTGAAGAAGAAGGGCGATTAGAAAACTTCCTGATTGCCGGTGGTAAAATGGAAGGTAAAACGCGGGGGAAAATGCCTTTCGACGATACCGACGTGTATAAATTAATTGAAGGGGCCTCTAATTCTTTAATCAGCGCTCCGAACAAAAAACTGGACGCGTACCTGGATTCGGTTATTGCTATTATTAAAGTAGGGCAGCAACCCGATGGTTACCTCACCACCTGGCATAGCATCGACCCGAACCATCCGCCAGCCACTTGGGTAAAACCTGGCCCGAGGTGGAAGAGTGAGGCTATGAGTCATGAATTGTATAATGCCGGCCATTTGTACGAAGCCGCCGCTACGCATTACATTGCTACAGGCAAGCGTAACTTTTTGGAAATAGCCCTCCGGAATGCTGATTTACTGGTTAAAACTTTCGGACCGGAACCAGGTAAATTACAACTCCCACCCGGCCACCAGATTGTTGAAACGGGATTAATTAAATTGTACCGGATTACCGGGAAAGAAGATTATTTAAAACTTGCCAAATTTTTCCTAGATCAGCGTGGTGTAAAATCTAACGGGCGGGAACTCTACGGACCTTACAGCCAGGATCATTTGCCAGTATCCCAACAAACCGAAGCAGTAGGGCATGCCGTACGGGCAGTGTACATGTACGCCGGTATGACCGATGTAGCCGCTATTTACGGCGATAAAGCTTACCTGAACGCGGTGAAAACCATTTGGGATAACATGGTAGGCAAGAAAATGTACGTAACCGGCGGTTTGGGAGCCCTCTACGAAGGCGAATCTTTCGGGAAGAATTACGAATTGCCCAATAAAACAGCTTACAGCGAAACCTGTGCGGCAATCGGCGATGTGTATTTTAACCACCGTTTGTTTTTACTCACCGGCGATAGTAAATACTACGATGTTATTGAGCGAACCTTGTACAATGGACTAATTGCCGGTATTTCTTTATCCGGTGATAAATTCTTTTACCCAAACCCACTGGAATCGGATGGCAAATACGCTTTTAACTTTGGCTCCTGTACCCGCCAGACCTGGTTCGATTGTTCTTGCTGCCCTACTAACCTGGTTCGTTTCGTGCCAGCTATGCCGAGCTTAATCTACGCTACCCAAAATAACAATTTATTTATCAACTTATTTGCCGCAAATAAAGCTCAGGTTAAGGTAAACAATACTAATGTTACCGTAGCGCAGCAAACCGATTACCCATGGCAAGGTAAAGTTACCGTAGCCGTTGATCCGGAAAAAGCCACTAATTTTAATTTAAAAATCAGAATTCCGGGTTGGGCCCGCAATGAGGTTGCTCCGGGTAATTTGTACGCGTATGCTGATAAAGTGCAGGGAGAAGTTACGGTAAAAGTAAACGGCCAAAAAGTAAATATTACTCCCAATCAGGGTTACGCTGTTATTAACCGCCAATGGCAAAAAGGCGATAAAGTGGAGGTAGGGCTTCCCATGAACATCCGGCAGGTAATTACCAGCACCCAGGTAAAAGAAAACCAAAACCAGGTAGCCCTGGAATACGGGCCGTTGGTGTATTGCGCCGAAGCAGTAGATAATAATGGTAGTCTGGCCAAAATCCGGATGCCAGCTAGTGCGCCTTTAAAAGTTGAGAAAAGACCTGAATTGCTGCAAGGAGTAAGTGTTATATCCGGTCAGTTAGCCGGGCAAAAGTTTGTGGCCATTCCGTACTACGCCTGGTCTAACCGGGGAGTAAACGAGATGAAAGTATGGTTACCGAAAGCTAGTCCGGATAACAAAAATTAA